Within uncultured Methanoregula sp., the genomic segment CCGGTGGCTGCTCCCGCTCCTTTGGATGATTGTCATCCTGTCTGCAGTTTTTTTTTTGCTGATCTTTGTTATTCCCATGGAGTCATTCCAGTACTATGGCAATGTTTTCGAGACAATTATGCCCGTATTCTGCCTGGTCTGCTGCCTGTATGCCTACCGGACCATCTCCAGCCGGGTCTGCCTGCTCCTTGCAGCATTCGCGTTCATGAGTTATGCCTTCTCCAACGCGTACTGGTATACCTTTTCGATTATCCTTGGCAGGCCCGTTGTCTACATTTCTGTTGCGGAACTCGGGTTTTTCAGTTTTTTCCTCTTCCTTATCGCCATGATCGTCATCGAATTTCCCGACGAGGGAATGGCAATTCCTGCAGCAGCCCTGCTCTTTCTCCTGTACCTTGTCTTCCCGTTAACCTATGTTTTCTCCGGTGAAGATTTCCTGCCCGTTCATGTTGCCTTGTTTGTTGTCCGGGTAATCCTTCTCGAGCAGCTGGTTGCCGCGGCAATCCGGCATGGCATTTTCCGGTACCCGCTTCTCTGGGCCGGCATCTGCCTCAACTGCATTGCCTCACTCCTCTATGGCCTGCGTGAGACGGTTTTTACCAGTTTCGATGTTCTTCTCTTTCAAGGGACCAGTGCAACCAATCCCCTTACCGTCTACGAGTTCCTGAGTATTGTCGGCCCTATGACCACTGCTTCCTTTGCGCTTATCCTCGCGGGGCTTCTCCTGTATATTGTGAATGTGGAGAAACGAGAAGATCAGGGAGAACCCGTCAGCTCCTGAAGATTGTGGACCCGGCAGCCGGCTTCAGGCCGGTGGATCGAAGGCCCGCAGGTCCGGCCGGAACAGGGTAGGAAGATCCACATGATAGCAGACGAGGAGGAACAGGAAGAGCAGGAGCGGTAAGAAGAGATCGGCTACTGCTCCGGCAAGTCCCATGTAGAGGGCATTGAGATTGTAGAACGCATGGATGAGGACTGCAACCATAAAAAATCCCAGCAGGAGAGCCGGGATGGTTTTTTTGTGGGAATCCCGGATCAGCACCATGCCGTAACCGATGATCCCGCAGGTGCAGCCATGCATCAGGGACGTTGAGAAGGACCGTATAAGGATGGCATAGAAATCCAGATTCTCCCTGCCAAACAGCGCCCAGTTCTCCACGATGGAAAAGCCGATACCTGATGCCAGGGCATAGACCAGGATATCCCGGTTATTGTTCCGGTTGCCCAGGATTACCGGGATAATTATCGGCAGAGCTTTGAAAAACTCCTCAATGAGCGGGGATATATTCAGCTCCATGCTCACGATCTCGGGGAAGTTGCTGGTGATGGCCTGGTCGAGCAGGACCACCGGTATGGATGCGATGAAACCCCAGAGCAGGTACAGGACAAACCGTTTTCCTGTATGGCCGATGAATGCCGAGAGAAAAATGATCGGCAGGAAATATGCAAGCACTAACAGGATTTCCATGTGTTACCGGCTCCGGAAAAACGATCCCGGGGATCGGTTCCTGAAAAGTACTATGCACCCCGAATATCAATAATAGTATTGACTGATATATTCCCCGCCAGGCTTCAGGTGATCCGGAATCTCCTCAAGGTCTCACCGATGGATGGTTTCGCAACAATTTTTTCCGGATCGTGTACCTGATTATTTTTTAGTACGACCCGGCAGCCGGAACCAGACCAGCAGGACGATGATGACTCCCATGAGCAGAAGGGGCGAGATCAGGATCCCGGCAAGGATGATCAGTGCGGCAATAATGAGGCGGGTCCTGTCATCCGGCTCCAGCAGATGGTGACGGAGAACTGATACGGTGTACCCGACATATCCGAGAAGAATGGAGAAGACAGTAATGCAGGCAATCAGGACCAGTGCCATAAGCACGTGCATCGTGATTATCCCCAAGAGAGCGATTGCCGCGATGATGGCGGCCATGACAACAAGAATCTTTTTTTCCATGATTCACATCATCCCCGTTCAGCCGGGTTATGGATATCCGGCGACTGTCCTTTCCACAATACCGGGTACCTGAGGAAAGCTCCGACCAGGATGGCGGCGATAACGAGCGTTAAGAAATACTGCACACCTGCATGGAACCAGACTGGCCAGAGCATGAGATCATAGGTCATTGGCACCGGGGGATAGATCCAGACCATGGCATCCCGGAGCCCGGCCCACCTGCCAAGATAAAAAAAGCCCATCTCCGCATTATAGGCAATGAACGTGACCACGAAGACAAGGGACGGGAGATTATGTTCACACGGCAGATTACGGAAGCAGAGCGAGGCAATGATAACTGCCAGCGGAAACCAGAGGATCCCGATGAACCCGACCATAATATTTACGGGAAAACTGCCGACATGCAGGAAGGCAACAGCGGCAAGGGAGACAATCGCGAGGACCGCAGCAAAGATAATCCTGTCAGTCCGGGTGTTTTCCTGTTCAAGGGTTTTTGCAAGTACTGCCGCAACGAGCGAGACGAACAATGCCGGAATTATCTCAAAAAGAACGTAAATCAACGGGCCTTCGGGAACATTTGTCATACGGGGCAGCTCCTGGATATACTCCCGGGTCAGGTACCGCCATTTTCCACCGGGAGATTATACAAAGAATCGCCGGTATCTGGTGATAATTCCATGCTTGAGTGAAAAAAGATCTGCACTAAAAACGGTATCATTCCCTGAATGATACATATCGGAAATGAGCGAGAATGTTATGTACCCGGCATATTGAAAACAGGGTGTCTCAGGATGATATCTCATTTTTTTCGAAAATGATTTTATTTGCCTTTCTTTTGCGGTATCCGGCAATGACCCGGAATCCCAGCCCTGCTAAAATAAAGGTGAGCATTAACCCGATTATTGAAACAGAGAAGTGAATGAGTACCGTGATTTCCGGGTTTCCCGGGACAGAGGGGGGAATCGTATTCATACCATTAAAAACTCCCGGCACAATCCTGATACCTGCCAGGATCAGTCCTCCCGCAATTACAACAAACGCTGAACAGAATGCTGCATCTTTCCAGATGATCTTGTTTTCCGGCCAGAACCAGAGCATGCCGGCAAGAACGATAACAAGCGGGAATCTGCACATTTCAATTACATACAACAGGCTCGCCAGATATCCGCCCATTCCCCCGGACATTGTTGTCATTAACCACGGTGTGCAGATATCCTTAACCATAATGATTCCCAGAAGAATTCCAAGCGCAATGAACTGGTTTTTTCTCTTCTGAACACATCCGGCAAGCAGGGAAAAAATTGCTGTTACAATCATGACGCTGACTACAAGAGTAACGATATTGATGAATAAGTCCAGCGAGCCTGCTATGAAAGCAATGGGAGTGCCCGGGTGAGGGTCTGTTGTTTCCGCGGTGACAATGAGTTGACCCACAACCAGGGTAAGAATTACCAGAAATATGCATCCGTAAAAAAGACAGGGCCGGACAGAATCAAATCGCGGGTTCATGGGGATTCTCCATTATTGGTTACTCGTTTAGCCGTTAGGAAAAAATACTGATAAACACTGCGATGAGTGAAAAAATTTTTGCAGTTATTTTCACTACTTCAAAAACGTCATTTTGGTTCCTGATTATGTAAAAAATGTTGAATCATGCTCGGATGTTGTTCAAAAAAATAATCCGGAATTCTAAACGCCCGAATGCCCGATAAAATTCGCCGGTGGAAAGCAATTATAATGATAAAAATTCTATAAACAAGGGGCACGGTAACCCGTTGGATCTCCATGATCCAGATTTTCGGATTATTCCGTACCAAAGGTGTATGCGAATGAGTGCAATTTTTTTATTCACAAACAATAGTTCCGCGAGGAAACTCGGTATCGCAGCAGTAATCGCGGTACTTGTTTTCGGGATGGTTATGGTAACAGGATGTACCAGCTCATCCTCCACGACAACCCCTGCAACTGCAGTCACTACGACAAGTCCTGCCGTAGTATCGGAGAGTAAAGCAGTGACCCCGGCAAGTGCTCCGTCAGGCGCTCCTGCTGTGAATATGACCGGTGCTCCGGCCGCAGAGAAGCCTGCAGGCCACGAAGGGAACATGACCGCCAGCCCGGGTGAGAAAGGAAAGGGAGGTCCCGGTGGAAACATGACCGGCGGCAACCCGAGCGGCACTCCCCCAAGCGGTACCCAGCCGAGCGGAACCCCGCCCAGTGGCACCCCCCCGGCATAACCTGTTCACAACGAACAATACATTTCTTTTTTTAACATCGCGCACTGCCAGAATTGTCTATTTAAAAAATATGTGCAGGATTTTTTTCACTCATCGATCGCTTTATTGGCATTGGTATGTTATGAGGTAATGCCAGTAACATGGCACCCTGAATGCGAATCCCTGCTCCAGGGGATTTTGCATCAGTGCAGCGGGAGCATCAGAAAAACCCCATTATCGAACAGACGGTACAGCACGGATAATGCATGGTAAAAACAAACACAACAGGCACCCAAAACCAGCTCCCCGCACATTCAGGGATTTCATTCTACCCTTTCACACCAGCAATCTTTGAGGAAAATTCTTTTCTGATTTATGGAATTATTCCCGGTAAGTGAAAACTTTTTTTCAGTTATCGGCGGCTATTTATAAGATACCAGCCGGAATTAGCTTATACCACTCGACACCGATAAGGTCCGTCGTGGGATAAAACCGGAAAAACCCCCCAGAGCATCAAAACGGATTAAAGCCCTGCTGATTATTCCAGGCATGGCACCGGGAATGATGCAGGATTTGCCGGGTTCTGCCTGTGTGGATTCCCCCGGGGGATTAAAAACCAGGAATGAGGCTGTACCTATGGAAGATGGAGATATTCAGACACTACGACCGGAGGCCCTACATGTGCCCCAGCCTGCCAGCCCGCCGGGTTTTGGCAGCACGCCGGATTCCGCGGATCCAATGAATACTGCAGATGAAGTTATCATCCTTGAACCCGGCCAGGAGCAGGCCCAGAAGTTCATCAAGGCGATATCGAACCAGAATGCCAGCGTTGTCATGCAGCTGCTCCGGGAAGCAGGTCCCCTCAGGCTATCGGATATTGCCGAACAGCTGGGCATGTCGCTGAATGCAACAAAGTACCACATCGAGAACCTGATGGATGCAGGTCTCCTGGAGATCTCCAATACCCGGTACAGCATCAAGGGCAGGAAAGTCAAAATGTACCGGATGAAGAACCAGATCTTTATCGTTGCTCCGTCAATGACCCAGAAGAAGCAGATCATTTCTGCGGTGCTCAAGTACGGTTCGTTCCTCGGCATGTATATTTTCGTCGCGCTCGTCTTCCTCGTACTTGTCCCGTTACCTGCACTATCAGGCCCAATCCCGCTCGCAGGTTCCAACCCGCAGAACGGTCCCGCACCAGGCACTGTCGCCCTCTCCGGTGTCCTTGGGAGTTACGTCATCGCCATGTTCCTCGCCGCGGTCGTGACAATTGTCGGGCTTATCCTGTATTCCATCCTCATAAACCGGAGACAGTCAAACGACCAGTCCGGTATCTGAATATTTTTTTGGTTTTGTTGAAACTGGTATGAACCGACAGGGTTCACCAAAACAGTGAATATTTTTTTGGAATATGATCTTCCCTCTATCGGATCTCTCCCGGATAATGTTGGTCAGGCAATCTCAAAGTTTGTTGATTTTATTTTGTTACTGATCCGCCGCTGGAACAAACCGTGAGGAAGAAGCAGATCTCCCCATTCCTTATGGGCAGGAGACCGGAATTGATCCCGATCCGGACGATCTTTATCCAGAACGTTGCGTAACGAAACAATGCCGGAAAATGTGTGCAACAGGTTCGGACTCTGGTGTAAAGAATCAAAATGTCATTAATTTTTCAGATAACGAGGCGGGTAACTAAACCATTCCTGAACTGCATATGACCGTTCCCCATCATGAGTACATGAGGTAATCACCCTGTGAATCGAATTTTGAAATATGTCATTATATTTCGATTCCCGGTCCTTTGCCTGTGCAAATCCCACGGTATTGTAAGGATATGTTGAAAGAGTAATCCAAAAAGTCTCTTTTCCCGGTTGTGCAGCTATATCTGATGGTAAATCTCTGTGAAAATTGCATGCCATCGATAAGATTTAATTGTGCGGTGTGACCATCTAAAGGTTCGTTACGTTTGGTATACGGAAAGTCAATTCAGAACAGAATCCCCGGCGATCACCTGCTGCCGGGAAATAGTTCCGTTATTTTTGTTTTCATTAGTCAACAATGTGTTAAAAATGGATAAACACTGCAATAAGAATTAAAAAAATCCGGTTTTATTCTTTCCATCCTGTTTCGCAGGGTATATCCGTGACTGCGGTTATCGCTTCCCTGCCGGTATCAGCCCCACGGTTGTTGCTGTGCTTTGAACCGAAGACAAAGTACAGGCAGAGTCCGATGAGCATCCAGACAATGAACCTGAGCTGGGTTACGACCGGGAGCACAAGAATGAGGGCTGCGCAGGAAATGATGCACAGGACCGGGAGCCACGGCATGCACGGGCACCGGAACGGCCGCACGCGGTGAGGATCGACTTTACGCAGGACAAGGACGCCGATGGCAACAATGATGAAGGCTGCAAGTGTCCCGATGTTCACGAGTTCGGCTATCACATCAAGCGAAACAAATCCCGCCAGGAGTGCGGTTAAGATACCGACAACAAGGGTCACTTTTGCCGGCGTCCTGAATTTTTTATGGATTTCGCTGAAAAAATCCGGGAGCAGGCCGTCGCGGGCCATGGCAAAGAAGATCCGGGTCTGGCCGTACAGGGCGACGAGTATAACCGATGTGATACCGCACAATGCGCCGACCGAAATGAGGGCTGCCCCCCAGGTGATCCCGATCCGCTCCAGGGCAAAGGCAACCGGGGCGCTGGTCTGGAGGAAATCCGCTGATGGCACCATGCCGGTGAGGACTGCTGCAACCGCGACATAGAGGACCATGACGACAACCACGGAAGCGATAATCCCTAGAGGCAGGTTCCTCTGCGGGTTCTCGACTTCCTCGGCCGCGGTCAGTACGGCATCGAACCCGATGTAAGCAAAGAAAACTATCGCCGCCCCGGCAAGCACACCGCTCCAGCCAAAGGGCATGAACGGGTGCCAGTTCACGGCCTCGATATGGCCGTACCCGAGGATAAGGAAGAGCAGGATCACTGCGACATTGACGACCACGATGATGGTGTTGAGCCGGGCGCTCTCTTTCATGCCTATGATGAGAACCGCGGTGATGACGAGAATGATAAGCATTGCCGGAATATTCACAAATCCGCCGGCAACCCCGGGCGGGTTGATGAGTGTGGGTGGGAGTGCGATTCCCGCAGCCGAGAGCAGGCTCACGACATAGGCGGACCATCCCACGGCAACAGCCGATATCGAGACTGCATATTCGAGGACCAGGTCCCAGCCGATGATCCATGCCCAGATCTCCCCGAGCGAGGCATAACAGTAGGTGTACGCGCTTCCCGCTACCGGGACCATTGCTGA encodes:
- a CDS encoding PrsW family glutamic-type intramembrane protease; its protein translation is MEILLVLAYFLPIIFLSAFIGHTGKRFVLYLLWGFIASIPVVLLDQAITSNFPEIVSMELNISPLIEEFFKALPIIIPVILGNRNNNRDILVYALASGIGFSIVENWALFGRENLDFYAILIRSFSTSLMHGCTCGIIGYGMVLIRDSHKKTIPALLLGFFMVAVLIHAFYNLNALYMGLAGAVADLFLPLLLFLFLLVCYHVDLPTLFRPDLRAFDPPA
- a CDS encoding helix-turn-helix domain-containing protein, giving the protein MNTADEVIILEPGQEQAQKFIKAISNQNASVVMQLLREAGPLRLSDIAEQLGMSLNATKYHIENLMDAGLLEISNTRYSIKGRKVKMYRMKNQIFIVAPSMTQKKQIISAVLKYGSFLGMYIFVALVFLVLVPLPALSGPIPLAGSNPQNGPAPGTVALSGVLGSYVIAMFLAAVVTIVGLILYSILINRRQSNDQSGI
- a CDS encoding amino acid permease; its protein translation is MFRTKPIEHLMEHCQGEKGLQRVLQPYELVLLGIGAVVGTGIFVITGVAAAKYSGPSIILSFVISGLICILAALCYAEFSAMVPVAGSAYTYCYASLGEIWAWIIGWDLVLEYAVSISAVAVGWSAYVVSLLSAAGIALPPTLINPPGVAGGFVNIPAMLIILVITAVLIIGMKESARLNTIIVVVNVAVILLFLILGYGHIEAVNWHPFMPFGWSGVLAGAAIVFFAYIGFDAVLTAAEEVENPQRNLPLGIIASVVVVMVLYVAVAAVLTGMVPSADFLQTSAPVAFALERIGITWGAALISVGALCGITSVILVALYGQTRIFFAMARDGLLPDFFSEIHKKFRTPAKVTLVVGILTALLAGFVSLDVIAELVNIGTLAAFIIVAIGVLVLRKVDPHRVRPFRCPCMPWLPVLCIISCAALILVLPVVTQLRFIVWMLIGLCLYFVFGSKHSNNRGADTGREAITAVTDIPCETGWKE